One segment of Fimbriiglobus ruber DNA contains the following:
- a CDS encoding DUF429 domain-containing protein, with amino-acid sequence MADASTPVSPKRKKLLFADVASDFEKALLASVLPDITSGRAGFVAVGIDMAAQEDNWGVSVITIDEGLSRGSLRLLLPHRFDLDGYKKKHPVKPSGAFIAQLVSGLIEHRIPAAVAVDVPFGWPQEHSSFLEAWSAVPVQGVAISPPSRSCFEYRLCDRAMMRLLKQEGRAAAVLAVGADKIASAAFQWAIQRVGLPGFGQVDVGHDPPVGGEVVYFETYPSALVRLNYPSFAGYKTLKETKEGGKAAHDQPAERQARHDLLDAIRGEYCIDTTHCVSALEAACATSASDAFDGFLSAITAWDYLKWRTRQAGTVRMSSPTELLGPRTAAAEKARIEKEGWFLVRLPISTVGLHDDVGEQEPQNDGRARVESTRGEG; translated from the coding sequence ATGGCTGACGCCTCAACACCCGTGTCGCCGAAGCGAAAGAAATTGTTGTTCGCAGACGTTGCGAGCGACTTCGAGAAGGCACTTTTGGCAAGCGTGCTGCCCGACATCACGTCAGGTCGGGCCGGATTCGTTGCGGTAGGCATCGACATGGCTGCCCAGGAGGACAATTGGGGAGTCTCGGTCATCACCATCGACGAGGGGTTGAGCCGGGGATCATTACGCTTGCTGCTGCCGCACCGCTTCGATCTCGACGGGTACAAGAAGAAGCACCCGGTTAAGCCGTCCGGGGCGTTTATCGCCCAATTGGTGAGCGGGCTGATCGAACACCGAATTCCGGCTGCCGTTGCCGTTGATGTTCCGTTCGGTTGGCCGCAAGAGCACTCGTCGTTCCTCGAAGCATGGTCGGCAGTCCCGGTTCAGGGAGTGGCGATTTCACCGCCGTCCCGGTCTTGCTTCGAGTACCGACTCTGCGACAGGGCGATGATGCGGCTGTTGAAGCAGGAAGGCCGGGCGGCAGCGGTCCTGGCGGTCGGTGCGGACAAAATCGCCTCGGCAGCTTTCCAGTGGGCCATTCAGAGGGTCGGGCTGCCCGGTTTCGGCCAAGTTGACGTTGGGCATGACCCGCCGGTGGGCGGCGAGGTCGTGTACTTCGAGACATACCCATCAGCCCTCGTCCGCCTCAACTACCCCTCGTTTGCGGGTTACAAGACGCTGAAGGAGACGAAGGAGGGCGGCAAAGCGGCCCATGACCAGCCCGCCGAGCGGCAGGCTCGACATGACCTCCTCGATGCGATCCGGGGCGAGTATTGCATCGACACAACGCACTGTGTGAGTGCCCTCGAAGCGGCCTGTGCAACGTCGGCGTCCGACGCCTTCGATGGATTCCTGTCGGCAATCACGGCCTGGGACTATTTGAAATGGCGAACCCGACAGGCGGGGACAGTCCGCATGTCGTCACCCACGGAACTGCTCGGTCCCAGGACGGCGGCGGCGGAAAAGGCCCGGATCGAAAAGGAGGGCTGGTTTCTCGTCAGGCTGCCTATCAGCACCGTGGGCCTTCACGACGACGTGGGCGAGCAAGAACCCCAAAACGACGGGCGGGCACGGGTCGAAAGCACGAGAGGCGAGGGTTGA
- a CDS encoding DUF3883 domain-containing protein — protein sequence MPWSTTYGVFSTTINGTHGDWSQQDVGLLVAESFAMLEAELLRKPFKKSDHRKALAPKLQDRSEGSIEFKHQNVSGVLVELGLPYIEGYKPRSNYQGILAKEVESFLDNHPGFLEKLAAAPTLNPTQSVQISAPNLDQIIKDPPEKTVAPKATSKPWLSRKARKTDFAELDAANRHLGKLGEEFVFDLERYRLKIAGRDDLAMRVVWASQDIGDGLGFDILSFDDADDSERMLEVKTTGLGKFFPFYVTGNEVRCSEDIPNQFHLFRVFDFGREPRLYILHGSLRQLCQLDPVLYRAVI from the coding sequence ATGCCGTGGTCAACTACCTACGGCGTGTTCTCCACCACCATCAACGGCACCCACGGGGACTGGAGCCAGCAGGATGTCGGCCTGCTCGTCGCCGAATCCTTCGCCATGCTCGAAGCGGAACTGCTCCGCAAGCCGTTCAAGAAGTCCGATCACCGCAAGGCACTGGCCCCGAAACTCCAAGACCGATCCGAGGGGTCCATTGAGTTCAAGCACCAGAACGTCAGCGGCGTCCTAGTCGAACTTGGCCTCCCGTACATCGAAGGGTATAAGCCACGGAGCAACTACCAGGGGATTCTGGCCAAAGAAGTCGAGAGCTTCTTGGACAATCACCCAGGCTTCCTCGAAAAGTTGGCAGCAGCGCCAACTCTCAACCCGACGCAAAGCGTGCAGATTTCTGCCCCCAACCTGGACCAGATCATCAAAGACCCGCCAGAGAAGACCGTCGCACCCAAGGCCACGAGCAAGCCTTGGTTGTCTCGGAAGGCCAGGAAGACCGACTTCGCCGAGCTTGACGCCGCTAATCGCCATCTCGGAAAGCTTGGCGAGGAGTTTGTCTTCGACCTTGAGCGATATCGGCTCAAGATTGCCGGTCGGGACGACCTCGCCATGCGGGTCGTGTGGGCCTCGCAGGACATCGGCGACGGGCTGGGCTTCGACATCCTTTCGTTCGACGACGCCGATGATTCCGAACGGATGCTGGAGGTCAAGACGACCGGGCTGGGCAAGTTCTTCCCGTTCTACGTCACAGGGAATGAGGTCCGTTGCTCGGAAGACATCCCGAACCAGTTCCATCTGTTCCGGGTGTTTGACTTCGGGCGGGAGCCTCGACTTTACATCCTACACGGGTCGCTGAGGCAGTTGTGTCAGCTTGATCCCGTGCTGTACCGGGCTGTGATTTGA
- a CDS encoding TfoX/Sxy family protein, with translation MAFDESLAARIREVLERTKGVEEKKMFGGICFLLHGNLLVGVWKDSLIARLGTDKWVAALLGPHVSVFDLTGRPMKNWVMVEPEGVEDDGTRRNVPHEAAVEQPSVPGTANHNYVGSEAMRSGHGAGGSCSGGSIASTRSFEGGEAGVASASCARCVLAISWQRRSSFEL, from the coding sequence ATGGCGTTTGACGAATCCCTCGCCGCCCGCATCCGTGAGGTACTGGAGCGCACAAAGGGCGTCGAGGAGAAGAAGATGTTCGGCGGCATCTGCTTCCTTCTTCACGGCAACCTGCTCGTCGGCGTGTGGAAGGATTCGCTCATCGCCCGTCTCGGCACCGACAAGTGGGTGGCGGCGCTGCTGGGGCCGCACGTCAGCGTCTTTGACCTCACCGGCAGGCCGATGAAGAATTGGGTGATGGTCGAACCTGAAGGCGTCGAGGACGACGGCACACGCCGAAACGTCCCGCATGAGGCCGCTGTTGAGCAACCGTCGGTGCCAGGGACAGCCAATCACAACTACGTCGGATCCGAAGCGATGCGCTCGGGCCACGGGGCTGGTGGCTCCTGTTCGGGCGGGTCTATTGCTTCCACGAGATCGTTCGAGGGCGGCGAAGCGGGGGTTGCTTCGGCAAGTTGTGCAAGATGCGTATTGGCGATTTCCTGGCAGCGGCGGTCGAGTTTTGAATTGTAA
- a CDS encoding alpha/beta hydrolase, whose product MKILFLHGWQSVPGGVKPTYLKDHGHEVINPKLPDEDFAEAVKIAQAEFDKHQPQVVVGSSRGGAVAVNIDSGGAKLVMLCPAWKKWGTAKAVRPGTVILHSRADDVIPFADSEELARTNGARLTEVGKNHRLADPEPLAAMLRACEGREEDPHG is encoded by the coding sequence ATGAAAATCCTCTTCCTTCACGGCTGGCAGTCGGTCCCTGGCGGCGTCAAACCGACATACCTCAAGGACCACGGCCACGAAGTCATCAACCCGAAGTTGCCCGACGAGGACTTCGCCGAGGCGGTCAAGATTGCCCAGGCCGAGTTCGACAAGCACCAACCGCAGGTTGTCGTCGGTTCCAGTCGGGGCGGGGCCGTCGCCGTGAACATCGACAGCGGCGGGGCGAAGCTCGTGATGCTCTGCCCGGCGTGGAAGAAATGGGGGACGGCCAAAGCGGTGAGGCCCGGAACAGTGATCCTGCACAGCCGGGCCGACGACGTGATCCCGTTCGCCGATAGCGAGGAATTGGCGAGGACCAACGGGGCGAGGTTGACCGAGGTTGGGAAGAATCACCGGCTAGCTGACCCAGAGCCGCTGGCGGCGATGTTGAGGGCGTGTGAGGGCCGAGAGGAAGACCCACATGGCTGA